A genomic window from Quercus lobata isolate SW786 chromosome 10, ValleyOak3.0 Primary Assembly, whole genome shotgun sequence includes:
- the LOC115965129 gene encoding uncharacterized protein LOC115965129 encodes MCGKKDKIAVDKLLAQLVTVNNISFDVVQNSFFIRFVQAVAEYGPEYNLPSYLTLQKKLIPNLKLEVEEYIRSIKNSWVATGCTLISSIWSDVEQRAFINIIAYSPSGAIFLKSFEVSRDKITALYIKDLISSVIEEIGPNNVVQLITDNTTNFESTGDMLINKYPRLYKTRCAAYGIQLLLKDICEEVDWAQKIINDAKLIVSYMYEDCIILSLMKEYTNEKELKHPCTSMFSSNFLMLQSILNVRDELQLLVVSSEWEKLNHNKKGIAVASIIQSTQFWTQGKDVLQGLEPLFELFD; translated from the coding sequence ATGTGTGGTAAGAAAGATAAGATTGCAGTGGACAAATTACTTGCCCAACTTGTTACGGTAAATAACATATCATTTGATGTTGttcaaaactcattttttattcgCTTTGTGCAAGCTGTTGCTGAATATGGTCCTGAATATAATTTACCCTCTTATTTGACTCTCCAAAAGAAGTTAATTCCAAATCTGAAGTTAGAAGTTGAAGAGTATATTAGAAGTATTAAGAATTCTTGGGTTGCAACTGGTTGTACTCTTATTTCAAGCATATGGAGTGATGTAGAGCAAAGAGCATTTATCAATATTATTGCATATTCTCCTAGTGGAgcaatatttttgaaatcatttGAAGTTTCAAGAGATAAAATAACAGCACTATATATTAAAGACCTAATCTCTTCAGTAATTGAAGAAATTGGGCCTAATAATGTTGTTCAATTGATCACTGATAATACTACAAATTTTGAGTCTACTGGAGACATGCTTATTAACAAGTACCCTCGTTTGTACAAAACTCGATGTGCTGCTTATGGCATTCAATTGCTTTTGAAGGATATATGCGAGGAAGTTGATTGGGCACAAAAGATAATTAATGATGCAAAATTAATTGTTTCATATATGTATGAGGATTGTATCATTTTGTCACTCATGAAAGAGTACACAAATGAGAAGGAATTGAAACATCCTTGTACAAGTATGTTTTCTTCTAATTTCTTGATGCTTCAATCTATTTTGAATGTTCGAGATGAGTTGCAACTACTTGTTGTATCTTCTGAATGGGAAAAATTGAATCACAACAAAAAGGGCATTGCAGTTGCTAGTATTATCCAAAGTACACAATTTTGGACTCAGGGGAAAGATGTGTTACAAGGTTTGGAGCCGTTGTTCGAGCTCTTCGATTAG